GGCTTCGAATGCGCTCCGGGCGTCCGACGGCGCTTCGGAGGCTCGGGCGCCGGTCAGGTCGAAGCTCGCGAGAGGATCGAAGAGGGGGCACTCGTTGGCCGCCGTCTTCACGGCGACCCGAGCCGGGATCTCGGCGTGGCGCACGCACTCCCAACGCGCGGTCGAATCGAAGCGGCGGCACTGGACGCAGGCGTGGAGCGGCGCTCCGCACTTCGGGCAGACGCTCGCGGGAACGATCTCGTCGAGACCGGGAATGCGCTGCCCGCACTTCTTGCACTGGACGACGAGGTCCTTCTCGAACCCGGCGCTGCGTCCCCGCGGCGCGCCTTCGGTGCGCGGCGGCGCGCCTTCCGCGGGGCCGCGAGGGGCGCGGGGAGAGGGGGAACCCGAATCCATGTAGCCTCGGTGGCGGTATTTTCGATCGTCGGACACGACGCTCCACTCTACCCGAAAAGGTTTGGCCCGAAAAGACGCGATCGGCGATAATCGGCCGGATGCGCGAAAAACCGCCGAGCCCGCTCGTCCCCGAGGGAGTCGCCGAGGGACGCCGCCGCTGGAGCGAGAAGGCCCGGCGCAGCTTCGACAAGGTCCCGCCGTGGAAGTCGGACTTCACGACGGTCTCCTCCCAGCCCGTGCCGGAGCTCGCCGCGCCCGACTCGCAGCCCGGCTTCGACTACGAGCGCGATCTGGGGTGGCCGGGGGAATATCCCTACACCCGGGGCGTGCAGCCGACGATGTACCGGGGCAAGCTCTGGACGATGCGGCTCTTCGCCGGGTACGGATCCGCGCGGCAGACGAACGCCCGGTTCAAGTACCTCCTCGAGCACGGCCAGACCGGGCTTTCGACGGCCTTCCATCTTCCCACGCTCTACGGGTACGACTCGGACCACCCGATGGCGAAAGGGGAGGTGGGCAAGTGCGGGGTCGCCGTCGACAGCCTCGCCGACATGGAGACCCTCTTCGACGGCATCGACCTCGGCGCGGTGACGACCTCGATGACGATCAATTCGACCGCCCCGATCGCGCTCGCCATGTACCTGGCCGTCGCCGAGAAGCACGGGACCCCGTGGGAGAAGGTCGGAGGGACGCTCCAGAACGACATCCTGAAGGAATACATCGCGCAGAAGGAATACATCTTCCCGCCGCGGCCGTCGATGCGGCTCATCACCGACCAGTTCCGGTTCTGCGCCGAGCGCGTTCCGAAGTGGAACACGATCTCGATCTCGGGCTATCACATCCGGGAGGCGGGCTCGACGGCGCTCCAGGAGCTCGCCTTCACGCTGCGCGACGGCGTCGAGTACGTGAAGTACGGGATCGACGCGGGTCTCGACGTCGACACGTTCGCGCCGCGGCTCTCCTTCTTCTTCAACTCGCACAACGACTTCTTCGAGGAGGTCGCCAAGTTCCGGGCGGCCCGCCGCGTCTGGGCGAAGACGATGCGCGAGCGGTTCGGCGCGAAGGACCCGCGCTCGTGGATGTGCCGCTTCCACACGCAGACGGCCGGCTGCTCGCTGACGGCCCAGCAGCCCTACAACAACGTCGTCCGCACGGCGATTCAGGCGCTCGCCGCCGTCCTCGGCGGCACGAATTCGCTCCACACGAACTCCCTCGACGAGACGCTCGCGCTCCCGACCGACTTCGCGGTCAAGGTCGCGCTGCGGACTCAGCAGATCATCGCGCACGAGTCGGGGGTCGCGAACACGATCGACCCGCTCGGCGGATCGTGGTTCGTCGAGGAGATGACGACAGGGATGGAGCAGGGGACGTTCGACTACTTCCGCCGGATCGACGAATTCGGCGGGATGGTGGAGGCGATCGAAGCCGGGTTCCCGCAGAGGGAGATCATGGACGCGGCCTACCGGTACCAGCGCGCGCTCGACGACGGGGAGAAGATCATGGTCGGCGTCAACGAATTCACCGACACGGGCGAGGAGCCGCCCCTCCCGATCCTCTCGATCGACCAGTCCACCGAGGACGAGCAGAGGCGCGCGCTCGGCGAGGTCAAGCGGACGCGCGACGGGAAGGCGGTCGTCTCGACGCTTTCGGCGCTCCGGCAGGCCTGCCGCGACGGGGCGAACGTGATGCCGGCGCTGGTCGAGGCCGTGAAGAGCTACGCGACCATCGGGGAGATCTCCGACGTCATGCGCGAGGTCTTCGCCGTGTACGAAGAGCCGGTGGTGTTCTGATGCGCGACGCGCGCCCGTTCTTCCCGGCCCCGGACGAGACCGACGGCTCCCTTTCCGGCGTGGCGACCGGCGTCGTCGGCTCCGAGATCCTGAAGATCGCCGCCGACGTGCGCCAGGCGCTCGCGCGGGGCGAAAAGCTCGTGAACCTGACGGTCGGGGACTTTTCTCCGGCGCAGTTCCCGATTCCGGTTCGACTGCAGGAGGAGATCGCGCGGGCTTACCGGGAGCACCAGACGAACTATCCCCCCTCCGACGGCGTGCTCGCGCTCCGCGAGGCCGTCGCCGAGCTCCTGGCGAAGGACCAGGGGCTCGCGTACCCGCTCGAATCGCTGCTGATCGCCGGCGGCGCCCGGCCGATCCTCTACGGCACCTACCGGACGATCCTCGACCGCGGCGACACGGTCGTGTACTCCGTGCCTTCCTGGAACAACAACCACTACGCGCACCTGACGGAGGTGCGCGCGATCGAGCTCGAAGGCCAGCGGGAAAAGGGGTTCTTTCCTTCGGCGGCCGAGTTCGCGCCGCACCTTCCGGAGGCGCGGCTCCTCGTGCTGAACTCGCCGATGAATCCGACCGGGACCGTCGTGGACCCGTCGGAGCTCGCGAAGATCGCCGAGATGGTCGTCGAGGAGAACGCTCGCCGGCGCCGGTCCGGGCGGAAGGCGCTCTTCATCCTCTACGACCAGATCTACTCGGCGCTGCATTTCGGGAACGCGCGGCGATCGAGCCCGCCGGAGCTCGTCCCGGAAACGTTCGCCTTCACCGTGCTGCTCGACGGGATCTCCAAGCAGTTCGCCGCGACCGGCCTGCGGGTCGGGTGGGCCGCCGGTCCGCCCGCGCTGATCGCCCGGATGCGAGACATCCTGGGGCACGTCGGCGCGTGGGCGCCCAAGCCCGAGCAGGTCGCGACGGCGCGGTTCCTCGGCGACGCCGCGGCGGTCGCGGAGCACCGGAAGACGTTCGCCGCCGCGATCCGGTCGCGGCTGGACCTCCTCTACGGCATCTTCCGCCGGATGAAGGAAGAGGGGCTGCCCGTCGACGCCATCGAGCCGCAGGGGGCGATCTACCTCTCGGCGCGCTTCGACCTCGCCGGGGGAGAGCTCGCGGGGACGCCGATCCGTTCCAACGAGGAGATCCGCAAGCTTCTCCTCGAGAAAGCCGGGATCGCCGTCGTGCCGTTCCAGGCGTTCGGGTACCGCCCCGAGAACGGCTGGTTCCGTCTCTCCGTCGGCGCCGTCTCGGAGGACGAGATTCGCGGGTGCGAGGAGCGGCTGCGGGCTCTCGTCTCCTCGGTCAAGGTCGCGGTCGCGTCCTAGAAGCATCGCGGTTTACGGCCGATTTGACCGGGTTCCGGGCAGGGGATAGATTGGCGGGATGAACGTGAATGAATCCGCAGGCCTCGGCCTGCTCGGCTTCGACTCCTTCCATTTCCTCGTCGCCGACCTCGAGCGGAGCCACGAGTTCTACACGAAGCTCCTCGACTGGCCGCTCGTCGCGAAATCGACCAAAGAGCTGACCGAGAGGAGCGCCCAGCATTCGAACGTGTACTCGGCCGGCGACATCCGGGTCGTGGTCTCGACACCGCTCTCCGACCGCGGGCGCGCGGCGACTTTCCTGCGCAGCCACCCCGACGGGGTGTCGTCGATCTCCTTCCGCGTGAAGGACGTCGAGCAGACGTGGGACTACCTCGCCCCGCGCGGCGCGACGTTCCTCTCCGACATCGAGACCTACCGGGACAACGACGGCGGAACGTACCGGCGGTTCCTGATCGCCACGCCGCTCGGTGACCTCGCCTACCGGTTCGTCGAGCGCCGGGACTTCCGCCCGTTCGCCCCGGAATTCGACGCCGTCCCCGTCGACGACTCCTCCAAGGCGCCGAGGAACCGGCTGGGGTTCGAGATCCTCGACCACGTGACCTCGAACGCGCTGACGATGGCCCCCGTCGTCCTCTGGTATCGCGAGGTGCTCGGGTTCGACGAATACTGGAACATCCAGTTCCACACCGAGGACGTCAAGAAGGGAGGGGAGCACGGCTCGGGGCTCAAGTCGATCGTGATGTGGGACCCGTCGTCGGAGCTCAAGTTCGCGACGAACGAGCCGCTGAAGCCCTTCTTCCGGGAGTCGCAGGTCAACATCTTCACGGAGGAGAACCGCGGTCCCGGCGTCCAGCACATCGCCCTCCGGGTTCCCGAGATCATTCCGGTCGTCGACGAGATGAACCACCGCGGAGTGAAGTTCCTCGATGCGCCGCAGACCTACTACGACAACATCACCCGGTGGCTCTCGGAGAAGCACGTGTCGCGGGTCAAGGAGCCGCTCGACGACCTTCGGCGGCTGAACATCCTGGTCGACGGCGAGGACGAGAAATACCTCCTCCAGATCTTCATGAAGGACGGACACCAGCTCTGGAGCGACCCGAAGGCCGGGCCGTTCTTCTACGAGGTGATCCAGCGGGAAGGGGATCCCGGTTTCGGCTACGGCAATTTCCGCACGCTGTTCGAGGCGATCGAGCAGGAGCACCACAGCGTGAAGGAAGCCGAAGTCGAGATGGAGACCCGCCCCGTCGGATAGCAGCGGGCGCGGACCATACGCGCCGCTATACGGGTCCGTCGGGCCGGCCGCCGGCACGACGTACGTTTTCAGTACGCCTTAGCCGCCGCCCGGCCCGCCAAACCCGTCTTTCGGCACGTCTGGCCGCGCCTCATTGGCATGGGCGACCAAGCATCGCGGAAGACGGTAACGCCCGACCGCCCGCACGCGCCTCCAGTGAGGATTTCGGGCAGGAGCCATCGACCGCTCCGGGGCCCTGGGATCGGACCGAAAGCTTCGCGACCCTACCGGAGCGGCGTCACGGACAGCGAATAGATGTCGTCGCTGCCGGATCGAATGGTCTCGAGGGTGCCGCCGGCCGGCTCCTTGTCGAGCTCGATCCGCGCGCAGGCCGCTTGCGCGCCCTCGAAGACCGTGTTCTCCATCCCCTGGACGGAGATTCCGTCGATCTTCAAGGCGCCGAGGACGTGGGCGAGCACCCCGACGCGATCGCGGTGCCGCACGACGAGGAGGTGCGTCGCCGGGGGCCGGCGCGCGACGTTGACGACGTTCTCGACCTTGCCGGTCTCGAGGTAGACCCGGACGATCCGCACGGTCTCGGCCGCGATCGCCTCCTGCGCCTGATCGGTCGAGGCCCCGATGTGATGGGTCCCGACGACGTTCGGATGTCGGGCGAGCGCGTCGTCGAACGCTCCCTTCGACTCCGCCGGCTCCTTCGGGAAGACGTCGAGACCCGCGCGGATGGTGCCGCCGTCGAGCGCGGCGAGCAGCGCGGCCGCGTCGACGACGTCCGCGCGCGACGTGTTGACGAAGAACGCGCCGGGCCGCATCGCGGCGAAGAAGTCCGCGCCGAAGAGTCCCTTCGTCTCGGGAGCGGCCGCGAGGTGGACGGACACGACGTCGCACCGGCGCGCCAGGTCGAGGACGTCGGCCGCGCGCTCGACGCCGAGCATCTCGGCGCGCGCGTCCGTGAGCGACCGGCTCCAGGCCACGACCCGCATCCCGAAGGCCCGCGCGCGCGCCGCCACCTCGCGCCCGATCGTCCCCATTCCGGCGACCCCGAGCGTCCGGCCGAAGACTCCCTTCGCCTTCGAGAACTCCTTCTTGTTCCATTCGCCGCGGCGGAGCGCCTCGACGTTGTCCGGAATCCGGCGGTCGAGGGAGAGGATGAGGCCCATCGCGAGCTCGGCCACCGCGATCCCGTTCTTGCCGGGGCAGTTGGCGACGAAGACGCCCTTCCGCGAGGCGGCGGCGAGGTCGATCGTGTTGACCCCCGCGCCCGCCCGGATCACGAGCGCGAGCGCGCGGGACTTCTCCAGGATCGGCGCCGTCACTTTCGTCGAACGCACGACGAGGATCTCCGCGCCGGTCTCGGCGAGCCGACTCCCGAGCGCGTCGTCCTTCAGGTCCGGGTCGAAGAGGACCTCCGAGCCGGTCGCCGCGAGCCCCTCGAGCCCCGATTTCTCGAACTTGTCCGCCACGAGGATCTTCATGGGCGGGATCTTACCCTCCGGACCGGGGCGATAGAATGATCCCGTGATCGACCGGTGGACGCAGGGGATCATCCCCGACAAGCCGCACACCGTCTTCCGCGACCCGGAGACGGGTGCCCTGCTCTACGAGGAATGCTTCACCCGCGTCGGTTTCGACGGCCCCTACTCGATCCTGTACCACCGCCATGCCCCGACCGACGAGCTCACCTGCGAGCCGTCGGAGCGCGGTTTTCGGTGGGAGCCGTCCGAGCGGGGCTCCGAGCCCCTGAAGCGCCGCCTCTTCGATTCCCGGGCGGTCGCCGCCGGGGGAGCGATGCTCGACGCGCGCACGCCGCTTCTCCACAACCCGGACGTCGTGATCTCGGTCGCGCGGCCGACGGCCTCCGACGACGCGTTCGTCGTCAACGGGGACGGCGACGACCTGTTCTTCGTGGAACGGGGCTCCGGCGCCGTCCAGAGCCCGTTCGGCCGCCTCCCGTTCCGCGCGCGCGACTATGTGGTCGTGCCCAAGGGCTGTCCGTACCGGTTCCTCTTCGACGGCGCGGAGAACACGCTCTTCGGCATCGAGTGCCGGCGGGGGTTCCACGTGCCCGCGCAGTTCCGAAACGACGCCGGGCAGTTGAAGATGGACGCGGCCTACACGCATCGCGACTTCGTGCGGCCCGTGCTCGAGGGGCCCGGGGAAACGGAATCCGCTCCGCGGGAGATCTTCGGCAAGCGGCTCGACCGGTGGACCCGCCGGACGCTTCCCGCCTCGCCGCTCGACGTCGTCGGCTGGGACGGCTACGCCTACCCGGTCGCCTTTCCGATCGCGAAGTTCCAGGCGAAAACCGGCCTGATCCACCTGCCGCCGACGATCCACATCACGTTCGCGACCGGCGGCGCGGTGATCTGCTCGTTCGTCCCGCGCATGACCGACACTCACGAGAACGCGATCCCGTGCCCGTATCCGCATTCGTCGGTCGACTGCGACGAGGTGATCTTCTACGTCGACGGGAACTTCACGAGCCGACGCGGCGTCGGCAAAGGCTCGATCTCGCTCCATCCCGCGGGCGTCAACCACGGACCGCACCCGGGCGCCTACGAGGCCTCGATCGGCTCGAAGTCGACGAAGGAGCTCGCCGTGATGATCGACACGTTCCTCCCTCTCGAGCGGACCCGCGCGGCCGACGCGATCGAGCGCGGCGACTACCACGACTCGTGGAAGGTGCGCATCGACAAGCCGACGACCGAGATCACCTAGATCTGGCGCGGCGATACATCGAGCCGGGCGGGCGCGTGGCGCCGCGCGCCGCCGTCGCCGTACGTTCGCCAGTACGACCCGGGACGACGCGTTCGCCCCGCATCCCGCCGGCTCGCGTCTCGCCGCGCCTCGCTGCGGTCTCGTCGGCCGAGACTCGCCTCAAATGTCGGCGAACCGCGAGTCCGTCCGTCACGGGTCCGGAGTCGTGGCCCCTCGGCGGCGTCCCGACGCGCGACTCGCGACTGGTCGACTCGCGACGCTTCGCGGCTACGCCGGCGGTTTGGCCGGCGGAGCCGCCGGCTTCGACCTCGCCGAAGGCGTGATCCGGATCGACAGGGTCTTCCGGGCGCCGTTTGCGTCCGCGTACTTGATCGTGACGTGGTCGTTGACGCGGAGGTCGGCGAACGTCGCCGGATCCTTGCCGCGGAAGACGGTGGTCGCGGGTCCGGCCGTGAAGAACGTGACTTTCGGCGATCCGTCGCGAAGCGTTTCCCGGACCGAGAAGCGGTTCTCGGCGGCGACGATCTCGACGACCTCTCCGACGAAGAAGTGCGCGCGCGGGTGGCGCGAGGCGGCCGGCGGGGGAGTGGACGTCGAAGACGGCGGGGGGAGCGATCGCGCGGGAGCGAGCGCGAGGAGGCTGGCGGCGATCGCCGGCAGCCATCGGAGAGCGTACCCGTCGCGAACGATCGATCGCATCTTCGTGCGCGATGCGGCTGCGAACCGGGTGCCACCTCGATCCGCCGTCTTTTCAGACATTTGGCACGACCCACCGTCCGATTTGGGTTACGCCCTGTTCCAAATCGGTCATTCCGGCTTCCGGATCCCGAATTTCTCGAGCCGGTATTGCATCGTCCGGTAGGTGAGATGGACGAGCTTCGCCGCGCGGGCGATGACCCAGTCGCTTTTCTCCATGGCCTGCAACAGGAGAGCCCGCTCGACCTCTTCGATGTCGATCCCTTCGGCGGGGATCTCCACGTGGATCGATGCGGCGGCCGAACGCGGCCTCCGGATCTCGGGCGGCAGGTCATCGACCTCGACCCCTCCTCCCTCCGACAACAGCACGGCCCGCTCGAGGATCGACTCGAGCTGACGGACGTTGCCCGGCCAGTCGTACGCGACGAGCACCCGCATCGCCTCGGGGGAAATCTCGCGGAGCGGTTGGCCATGCTCCTCCGCGGCGCGCCGGACGAACCGCTCGGCGATCTCGGGGATGTCTTCCCGCCGGTCGCGGAGCGGGGGAAGGACGATCGGGATCACGTTCAGACGGTAATAGAGATCCTCGCGGAACGTTCCCTCCTTCATCATCTGCTCGAGCTCTCGGTTCGTGGCCGCGAGGACCCTCGCATCGACGGGGATCGCCTCGTTGCCGCCGACACGGCGGATCTCCTTCTCCTGGAGAGCGCGCAGGATCTTCCCCTGGAGAGGCAGGGAGAGGTCGCCGATCTCGTCGAGGAAGAGCGTCGACCCGGAAGCCACCTCGAAGAGGCCGAGCTTGCGGCGGTCGGCGCCGGTGAACGCGCCGCGCTCGTAACCGAAGAGCTCCGACTCGAGGAGCGTCTCGGGGATCGCGGCGCAGTTGATCGCGGAGAGGGGATTGTCGGCGCGGCGGCTCCGCTGGTGGATCGCGCGCGCGATCAGCTCCTTTCCCGTGCCCGATTCCCCGCGGATCAGCACCGTGGCGTTCGACCGGGCGACCTTCAGCACCAGCTTGAAGATGTTCTGCATGGCGGCGGAGTTGCCGACGATGCCGTCGAGCGCGACGCGGCCCTTCAACTGGCCCGAGAGCACCCGGTTCACCTCGCGCATCGCGCGCATCTCGACCGCCCGCTCGATCTTCAGGATCAGGTCGTCCGGCTGGAAGGGCTTCGAGAGATAGTCGTAGGCGCCCATCCGGTTGATGAGCTCGCGGCCGGCCTCCTTCGAGCCGTGCGCGGTGACGACGATGACCGGCGGCGGGTCCGAGAGGGCCTGCAGCCGGGCCACCAGCTCGGTTCCGGTCATCACCGGCATCGCGAGGTCGGTGATGACGACGTCGACGATCTCGTCTTCCAGCCGGTCCAGGGCCTCGCGGCCGTTGGTCGCCGTCACGACGCGGAAACCTTCGGCCTCGAGAATCTTCCGCAGCAGGTCGAGCGCCGGCTTCTCGTCCTCGACGAGGAGGACGTTCCCTTTCCCGCTCTTCATGCCGGGACGGCCTCGGCGAGCGGGACGCGGGGCAGCGCGAACGTGAAGCGCGTCCCTCCGGCCGGCAGGTTCTCCGCCGTGAGCTCCCCGCCGTGGTCGTGGACGATCTTTCGCGTCATGGCGAGGCCGAGCCCCACGCCCGCGTCGCGCGTCGAGAAGTACGGCTCGAAGATCTTCGAGAGGTGCTCGGGCGGGATCCCCGGGCCCGTGTCGTCGAAGCGGACGCGGACCTGCCGGGCGTCGCTCTCCGTCGCGATCGACACGCGCCCGCCGGGCGGGACCATCTGCA
The Thermoanaerobaculia bacterium DNA segment above includes these coding regions:
- a CDS encoding methylmalonyl-CoA mutase family protein yields the protein MREKPPSPLVPEGVAEGRRRWSEKARRSFDKVPPWKSDFTTVSSQPVPELAAPDSQPGFDYERDLGWPGEYPYTRGVQPTMYRGKLWTMRLFAGYGSARQTNARFKYLLEHGQTGLSTAFHLPTLYGYDSDHPMAKGEVGKCGVAVDSLADMETLFDGIDLGAVTTSMTINSTAPIALAMYLAVAEKHGTPWEKVGGTLQNDILKEYIAQKEYIFPPRPSMRLITDQFRFCAERVPKWNTISISGYHIREAGSTALQELAFTLRDGVEYVKYGIDAGLDVDTFAPRLSFFFNSHNDFFEEVAKFRAARRVWAKTMRERFGAKDPRSWMCRFHTQTAGCSLTAQQPYNNVVRTAIQALAAVLGGTNSLHTNSLDETLALPTDFAVKVALRTQQIIAHESGVANTIDPLGGSWFVEEMTTGMEQGTFDYFRRIDEFGGMVEAIEAGFPQREIMDAAYRYQRALDDGEKIMVGVNEFTDTGEEPPLPILSIDQSTEDEQRRALGEVKRTRDGKAVVSTLSALRQACRDGANVMPALVEAVKSYATIGEISDVMREVFAVYEEPVVF
- a CDS encoding aminotransferase class I/II-fold pyridoxal phosphate-dependent enzyme; this encodes MRDARPFFPAPDETDGSLSGVATGVVGSEILKIAADVRQALARGEKLVNLTVGDFSPAQFPIPVRLQEEIARAYREHQTNYPPSDGVLALREAVAELLAKDQGLAYPLESLLIAGGARPILYGTYRTILDRGDTVVYSVPSWNNNHYAHLTEVRAIELEGQREKGFFPSAAEFAPHLPEARLLVLNSPMNPTGTVVDPSELAKIAEMVVEENARRRRSGRKALFILYDQIYSALHFGNARRSSPPELVPETFAFTVLLDGISKQFAATGLRVGWAAGPPALIARMRDILGHVGAWAPKPEQVATARFLGDAAAVAEHRKTFAAAIRSRLDLLYGIFRRMKEEGLPVDAIEPQGAIYLSARFDLAGGELAGTPIRSNEEIRKLLLEKAGIAVVPFQAFGYRPENGWFRLSVGAVSEDEIRGCEERLRALVSSVKVAVAS
- a CDS encoding VOC family protein, giving the protein MNESAGLGLLGFDSFHFLVADLERSHEFYTKLLDWPLVAKSTKELTERSAQHSNVYSAGDIRVVVSTPLSDRGRAATFLRSHPDGVSSISFRVKDVEQTWDYLAPRGATFLSDIETYRDNDGGTYRRFLIATPLGDLAYRFVERRDFRPFAPEFDAVPVDDSSKAPRNRLGFEILDHVTSNALTMAPVVLWYREVLGFDEYWNIQFHTEDVKKGGEHGSGLKSIVMWDPSSELKFATNEPLKPFFRESQVNIFTEENRGPGVQHIALRVPEIIPVVDEMNHRGVKFLDAPQTYYDNITRWLSEKHVSRVKEPLDDLRRLNILVDGEDEKYLLQIFMKDGHQLWSDPKAGPFFYEVIQREGDPGFGYGNFRTLFEAIEQEHHSVKEAEVEMETRPVG
- a CDS encoding 3-phosphoglycerate dehydrogenase family protein — protein: MKILVADKFEKSGLEGLAATGSEVLFDPDLKDDALGSRLAETGAEILVVRSTKVTAPILEKSRALALVIRAGAGVNTIDLAAASRKGVFVANCPGKNGIAVAELAMGLILSLDRRIPDNVEALRRGEWNKKEFSKAKGVFGRTLGVAGMGTIGREVAARARAFGMRVVAWSRSLTDARAEMLGVERAADVLDLARRCDVVSVHLAAAPETKGLFGADFFAAMRPGAFFVNTSRADVVDAAALLAALDGGTIRAGLDVFPKEPAESKGAFDDALARHPNVVGTHHIGASTDQAQEAIAAETVRIVRVYLETGKVENVVNVARRPPATHLLVVRHRDRVGVLAHVLGALKIDGISVQGMENTVFEGAQAACARIELDKEPAGGTLETIRSGSDDIYSLSVTPLR
- a CDS encoding homogentisate 1,2-dioxygenase, encoding MIDRWTQGIIPDKPHTVFRDPETGALLYEECFTRVGFDGPYSILYHRHAPTDELTCEPSERGFRWEPSERGSEPLKRRLFDSRAVAAGGAMLDARTPLLHNPDVVISVARPTASDDAFVVNGDGDDLFFVERGSGAVQSPFGRLPFRARDYVVVPKGCPYRFLFDGAENTLFGIECRRGFHVPAQFRNDAGQLKMDAAYTHRDFVRPVLEGPGETESAPREIFGKRLDRWTRRTLPASPLDVVGWDGYAYPVAFPIAKFQAKTGLIHLPPTIHITFATGGAVICSFVPRMTDTHENAIPCPYPHSSVDCDEVIFYVDGNFTSRRGVGKGSISLHPAGVNHGPHPGAYEASIGSKSTKELAVMIDTFLPLERTRAADAIERGDYHDSWKVRIDKPTTEIT
- a CDS encoding sigma-54 dependent transcriptional regulator, which translates into the protein MKSGKGNVLLVEDEKPALDLLRKILEAEGFRVVTATNGREALDRLEDEIVDVVITDLAMPVMTGTELVARLQALSDPPPVIVVTAHGSKEAGRELINRMGAYDYLSKPFQPDDLILKIERAVEMRAMREVNRVLSGQLKGRVALDGIVGNSAAMQNIFKLVLKVARSNATVLIRGESGTGKELIARAIHQRSRRADNPLSAINCAAIPETLLESELFGYERGAFTGADRRKLGLFEVASGSTLFLDEIGDLSLPLQGKILRALQEKEIRRVGGNEAIPVDARVLAATNRELEQMMKEGTFREDLYYRLNVIPIVLPPLRDRREDIPEIAERFVRRAAEEHGQPLREISPEAMRVLVAYDWPGNVRQLESILERAVLLSEGGGVEVDDLPPEIRRPRSAAASIHVEIPAEGIDIEEVERALLLQAMEKSDWVIARAAKLVHLTYRTMQYRLEKFGIRKPE